From the genome of Setaria viridis chromosome 1, Setaria_viridis_v4.0, whole genome shotgun sequence:
ACAAAGTAGAACAAATGGACAGAGTTACCGGGGAGTACATAGAGAACGCCTTCTTATTTCTTAAGATAATGTTTTAGTACCTCTATTGTTATTGTTTGAATTGTGAAGTTTCAGTTGATTCCGATGATGTTCTGTGTAATGTTATATGCTTGTGTCACATAAGCCAAATTACATGACCTGTGAACTGTGATATATATGCGACACTAAACCTTCAAGTATAAAGTACAAGGCAACTGGAGGCAAAGTGCTTATGCTTGGAAACTTCATCTATAGGCAAATAATGGGTTCCCATCTTGCTTGTTTCCTATAATCTTTCCCTGCTCATCCATAGTCAGTAGGTGGATTGTTGCATGAACTTAACAACCTCAAAACCTTGTAACGAGACAACGAGTATGTTTCTATAATTATATTGACTTGTGTGCATTGCATGATTTTCTGTGTATTTTCTAGAATATTGTACTTTCCATCTTTAAAACTTTCTCTTGCTCTAATGCAggattgccattgttgttgAAGTCACGTGTACTGGATGTTTTATGGGCCTATACTTATGTGAGTTGAGTTATTTGTATTCAGGAATACACGGTTGCTTAACTTGTTCTGTTGTAGTTACTGGTATATATGTGTTATGTGTTTTTTGACCTTAAAAATGCATGCTTTGAGTCCTAGATGATTTTTGTAAGATCTGTGGCATATTTCTGCTTGGTTCCTTTTGCAGGGCATATCCACAGATACAATTCTTTGGATGGTCAGCCTGATATTTTGCGGTCATTATATTCTGCACTTCAGCCATCTAATACTTTTGAAGATCGAAGGTACAATTGCAATAGGCACAACAACTATAATAGTCTTTTCATGTGATCACACAAGCTTCTATATTTGAACATTTTATAATGCCAAACTTACTCTTCTCTCTGcacacacaaggaacaccctaTTTATGCGCTTTGCGGTTTATTTTCTAACATTGGAGTAATGTCTAGGAGGGAAAACAAACATGTGTTTGAGTAGTTCTCTTAACATACTGCAATGTCCATTAGAAGGCTAATCTTGAATCCACATAGCCATGTCCATTAGAATTATTTGAAATGATCTTCAACCCATGTCCCACAGGGTAAATGAATATGTGTTTCCAAAAGTGTCACAGTCATAAGCATGTACTTTTTAGTAGTTCTCTTAACATGGTGTGATAGAGAATGTTTAGctgaagtattttttttctctccagaTATTATGATGCCCGCCTTTCTGATCAGCAGATGGCATTACTTCAGTACCAAAGGGAGAATATTCATTATCTGAGTGAGGAGGTACGTGGAAGTTTTATGCAAAATAGTTAATTTTTGTATACTTATTAATTTTCTATTCCAGATAAGCACGAACCTGCATACATGCATTAGCTGCTCACATGCCCATTGCAAAAATACTATTTAGGCATGCATATTATTTAACTCTGTAGGCAAGATAAGCACCAGAATAGCAGtgttagtattttattgtaAAGGGGCACCATGATGAAGGCTGTTATAGTCAATTTATTAATACTCTTAAGGTCAAAATAGTTTGTAAGCATTTTTATAATACACAAGAGTACAGCtttcataatatttcttttctaGAGCAAGGAGTTAAGCCTGTATTCTTACATTAAATTGCTAATACAGGAGGCTCTGAATCCTTTTATTGATTGACAATTTGTTTTTCTCGTAAGGTCCTTCGCTTGCAAGAATGCTTAAGCAAATACCAGAGAACCGATGCTGGGACCACTCCTCAGGTTCTCTCTTTGTGCATGTGCATAATATTCTGCATGATGCATCTAAGCAACTAGCAGTTAATTAAATGATTGATTGTCTTCTAATCTTTAGGTTGATCTTGCCCATCTTTTAGCATCTCGTGATCAAGAACTTCGAGCACTTACCGCTGAGGTAACTATGTTTACTGAAGTTCTATTGTCATGTTATACATGCCTCATAAAGTATAACTTACATGGATACCATGCAATAGATGCACCTGTTGATATGTTTGGTTAATTCTTTCTAGTGAAAAGTTGAAAATGATCTTGACTTAGATGACTGTAGATGCTGAATGTAAAGATCGGAAATTGTTAATAGAAGTAATTCCACACTGACTAAATGTGCAGATGAATCAAGTGCATTCCGAGCTTCAACTTGCCCGTGGTTTGATTGATGAAAAAGAGACAGAGATCCAGCGTATTCGTGTGAGCAACAACCAGGTATGTTGTTTACCAATCAAGTGATCTACCATAGAGTGCTGACAGATTTGGGTTTTCTCTTATTTGCTTGCAAAGCATTGATTACTTTACGAACATGTTAAATGCAGTATGTTGAAGAAAATGATAGACTTAGAGCTATTCTTGGTGAATGGAGTGCTCGAGCAGCAAAGGTACTCTTGGTGAAATGCTCTGTGGTTTGTATTATAGAATTATAAACTTCTTCCTCATTATTATATCTTTTGAGTGCGTGACAGCTCGAACGAGCCTTGGAGGCAGAGCGAGTGTCAAATGTTGAATTGCGGAAGAACATTGCAAAGTTTAGAGGCCATTTGTACAAAGAGCAGGAGGCCTGATTTCCCCTTTTTAGGAACATGTACATCTTTGGTATATTTTAGATAGTTCCAGAATTTTACCGAGACAATTGACTAAGGTAATCATCTCATGGGATGCTAGAATTCCAGACGATCAACACAAGTTTTTGATAGAAGAGCAACTCGATCTGGATTCAGTGGAACGAATTGAAACTGATTACGAGATGGGCACGTGACTGTCCGACGATGCATATGCATCAGggttatggaaaaaaaaaaggaactctTGTGATTTGTAGAATATGCATAGTTTGATGTACAGGTCTTCACAGATTTGAATATGTAGACTATGGTATTCCTGCGGTTAAAGACTGCTGAGTTGTTATGTGGTTGTGTTGCTCCAATTAATGAATCCTGCGACAACGATGGATTTGCACTGACTGAGTTGTTATGTGGTCGTCTTTGATTGCCCATGGTGCTGAGATGATGCTGACCGTATGTTCGGACAGAAGTTACCACGGACAATTCGATTCCAGAGGAATCTCCGGGTGCAGTCGCGCTCTCTGTGGCATGTGGTTACAGCTTTGGTGCCGGGAGAACGGATACTTTGCCGGTGTCTTCTCTCGTTGAGTTATTTCCCACACAGGTGGATGCGTAAAGCTAACACTGATAGGTCATTACAGCAACTAACGAATGTCCATGGGAATACTTTAGCTAATATTCCCCTACCGTCTTTTCGTTAATGGACTTTTAATTTGTGAGGTAGAACATCACATAATGTTGGTCAGGTCCCATCTGTGGGCAGGTGATGGTGACCACAAGCCTTCTGTTTACTTAA
Proteins encoded in this window:
- the LOC117840196 gene encoding protein FIP1, encoding MPHERGGAASTSAAAPTSEEDALFIDLLHEAPLSGHREPRSIVGGTLYCILLVGFAAVAISAPWIFLFAPDMISPLLCSSNVILLVLTGIFQQYWVHQVRKVRLQGYYEFSQKLKRIARLPFATIACGTALMLLIMVWQPLVHILSVLLLLRIAIVVEVTCTGCFMGLYLWHIHRYNSLDGQPDILRSLYSALQPSNTFEDRRYYDARLSDQQMALLQYQRENIHYLSEEVLRLQECLSKYQRTDAGTTPQVDLAHLLASRDQELRALTAEMNQVHSELQLARGLIDEKETEIQRIRVSNNQYVEENDRLRAILGEWSARAAKLERALEAERVSNVELRKNIAKFRGHLYKEQEA